The following are encoded together in the Panicum virgatum strain AP13 chromosome 6K, P.virgatum_v5, whole genome shotgun sequence genome:
- the LOC120712879 gene encoding probable mitochondrial adenine nucleotide transporter BTL1 codes for MGVEEAGRARGGGGKKLALASIGFADVRVGAAGGAGYREGLLEVGLPLPGPKDDGGLAVRLPDVGAAVRTFLRNREVAEFVSGAMAGAMTKAVLAPLETIRTRMVVGVGSKHIFGSFVEIIEQNGWQGLWAGNTINMLRIIPTQAIELGTFECVKRSMASAQEKWKEDGCPKIQLGNLKIELPFHLLSPIAIGGAAAGIASTLACHPLEVLKDRMTVNCAAYPSIAIAFNKIYRTDGIGGLYAGLCPTLVGMLPYSTCYYFMYETIKTSYCRAQKKKSLSRPELLVIGAVSGLTASTISFPLEVARKRLMVGAIQGKCPPHMIAALAEVVREEGFKGLFRGWAASSLKVMPTSGVTWMFYEAWKDILLAPRLHV; via the exons ATGggcgtggaggaggcggggcgcgcccgcggcggcggcggcaagaagCTGGCGCTGGCGAGCATCGGCTTCGCGGACGTCCGCGTGGGCGCCGCCGGGGGTGCCGGCTACAGGGAAGGCCTGCTCGAGGTGGGGCTGCCCCTGCCCGGGCCCAAGGACGACGGGGGCCTCGCCGTCAGGCTGCCGGACGTTGGCGCCGCCGTCAGG ACTTTTCTGAGGAATAGAGAAGTTGCAGAATTCGTCAGTGGAGCAATGGCCGGTGCAATGACCAAGGCTGTTCTAGCTCCTCTAGAAACTATCAG GACAAGAATGGTTGTTGGGGTAGGATCAAAACATATTTTTGGTAGTTTTGTGGAGATCATTGAACAAAATGGCTGGCAAGGACTCTGGGCAGGTAATACTATAAATATGCTCCGGATTATCCCAACTCAAGCAATTGAGCTTGGGACATTTGAGTGTGTCAAAAGGAGTATGGCATCTGCACAAGAGAAATGGAAAGAGGATGGGTGCCCCAAGATACAACTTGGCAATTTGAAAATCGAGCTGCCATTTCACTTATTATCACCGATTGCCATTGGAGGTGCAGCTGCTGGAATAGCTAGCACTTTAGCATGCCATCCTCTTGAGGTTCTTAAG GACCGTATGACTGTCAATTGTGCGGCTTATCCTAGTATTGCCATTGCCTTCAACAAGATCTACCGAACTGATGGCATTGGTGGTCTTTATGCTGGTCTCTGCCCAACATTAGTTGGCATGCTTCCTTATAGTACATGTTACTATTTCATGTACGAGACAATCAAGACTTCTTACTGCCGCGCACAGAAAAAGAAATCTTTAAGCCGTCCTGAGCTACtggttattggggctgtttcAG GCCTAACTGCAAGCACAATCAGCTTCCCTCTGGAAGTCGCAAGAAAGCGGCTTATGGTGGGAGCCATACAAGGGAAGTGCCCACCCCACATGATTGCGGCATTAGCCGAGGTGGTTCGTGAGGAGGGCTTCAAGGGGCTTTTCCGAGGATGGGCAGCAAGCTCCCTGAAGGTCATGCCAACGTCCGGCGTCACCTGGATGTTTTATGAGGCGTGGAAGGATATCCTTTTGGCTCCACGGCTCCATGTCTAG